The following coding sequences are from one Virgibacillus necropolis window:
- a CDS encoding YfcC family protein: MQGEKEKKQKFQMPHIYVILFLFSAIAAIATYFVPAGEYERVPGPEGRTTIDANSYTEIEQTPVGVVDFITVIPRGLIDAGEVVFFTFIIGGMFMVLRRTGIIEIAVDKLARKFAHNSIMLIPVLTTVFAVIATLIGTPELSLVYIPVIMPLMIALGYDSIVAAAIALCGTVVGFAAGVLNPINTGLGQKIAGVPVFSGIGFRLVIFVVAVSAAVFFIMRYAKKIKKNPLNSFVYEDDHEKRDLYQHGSQVQIEEKTTTTRQKYAILATFIFFGILVYGVLAQGWFMVEMSGLFIITGIVVGLIAGLNTTEISEGFNQGFRDVLVGAFIVGVARAVAVVMEQGHIMDTVVHSLGSVVADFPPMLGAVGMYIVQLLINFLIPSGSGQALVTMPIMAPLSDLIGVTRQTSVLAFQLGDGFAHILYPTSGYFMAALVIAGVPYQKWIRFFFPLFLIFASISIISLIVAQLIQWTG, translated from the coding sequence ATGCAAGGTGAAAAGGAAAAGAAACAAAAGTTTCAAATGCCGCACATCTATGTCATTTTGTTCTTATTCAGTGCTATTGCGGCGATTGCGACGTATTTTGTTCCTGCGGGTGAATATGAGCGAGTTCCTGGTCCTGAAGGAAGAACAACGATCGATGCGAATTCCTATACGGAAATAGAGCAGACACCTGTTGGCGTCGTGGATTTTATAACAGTAATACCTCGGGGGCTAATTGATGCAGGGGAAGTCGTTTTCTTTACGTTTATAATTGGTGGAATGTTTATGGTATTAAGACGTACGGGGATTATTGAAATTGCGGTTGATAAATTGGCCAGAAAGTTTGCTCATAATAGTATCATGCTTATTCCCGTGTTAACAACAGTCTTTGCGGTTATTGCAACGCTTATCGGTACACCCGAGTTAAGCCTTGTTTATATACCAGTCATCATGCCGCTTATGATTGCGCTAGGCTATGACTCTATTGTTGCCGCAGCTATAGCATTATGTGGTACAGTAGTTGGTTTTGCAGCTGGGGTATTGAACCCAATTAATACTGGATTAGGCCAGAAAATTGCCGGAGTACCAGTGTTTTCTGGAATTGGTTTCCGATTAGTAATTTTTGTTGTAGCTGTATCGGCTGCTGTATTTTTTATCATGCGCTATGCGAAAAAGATTAAAAAGAATCCGTTAAATAGTTTCGTATATGAAGATGATCATGAAAAAAGAGATCTTTATCAGCATGGTAGCCAGGTTCAGATAGAAGAAAAAACTACGACTACAAGACAAAAGTACGCTATTCTAGCAACGTTTATTTTCTTTGGAATTTTAGTATACGGGGTACTTGCCCAGGGTTGGTTCATGGTTGAAATGTCAGGTCTCTTTATCATTACAGGTATTGTTGTCGGTTTAATTGCTGGATTAAATACAACGGAAATCAGTGAGGGCTTTAACCAAGGATTTAGAGATGTACTAGTTGGTGCATTTATTGTTGGTGTAGCTAGAGCAGTTGCTGTTGTAATGGAACAAGGTCATATAATGGATACCGTTGTACATAGCCTAGGCTCAGTTGTAGCTGATTTCCCACCTATGTTAGGGGCCGTTGGGATGTATATTGTTCAATTATTAATAAATTTTCTAATTCCCTCTGGAAGTGGACAGGCCTTAGTAACAATGCCAATTATGGCTCCTTTATCAGATTTAATCGGGGTCACAAGGCAAACTTCTGTGCTTGCTTTTCAATTGGGTGATGGTTTTGCACATATTCTTTATCCGACTTCAGGATACTTTATGGCTGCACTAGTAATTGCGGGTGTTCCTTATCAAAAGTGGATACGTTTTTTCTTTCCGCTGTTTCTTATTTTTGCATCCATATCGATTATCTCCCTCATTGTTGCTCAACTTATACAATGGACAGGCTGA
- the allB gene encoding allantoinase AllB — translation MTYDLVIKGGNVVLHDGVRKVDIGVKDEKITCIAEQITEDATKVIDAKGQYVMPGMVDTHVHISEPGRTEWEGFETGSKALAAGGTTSYVEMPLNALPATTYKEALDLKLEAAKNQNYVDYAFYGGLVPGNLDNLKELSDAGVQAFKCFISNCGSDIPGDFTNVDDYTLYKGMQKLAELDQLLCIHAENPTITDKLAEEMVSEGRTTAMDYVDSRPIFTEVEAVQRALLFAKETGCKLHLVHISTSEAVQAILRARAEGVDVTVESCTHYFALTAEDVEEIGPKAKCQPPLRKAKDQAKLWDELMDGNIDWLTSDHSPCTEDLKEGNIFEAWGGISGAQNNVDIMFDLAVKQRELPIHKFVDLIASTPSKRFNLPDKGEIAVSKDADIILLDPNSSYTLKREDLYYKNKHSAYEGRKIDCRVTKTIMRGNVVFDLDEGIIGEPKGKLMSRNDSK, via the coding sequence ATGACATATGATTTAGTAATAAAAGGCGGAAATGTTGTCTTACATGACGGGGTTCGTAAGGTCGACATCGGGGTGAAGGATGAAAAAATCACATGTATTGCTGAGCAGATTACGGAAGATGCAACTAAGGTAATTGATGCTAAAGGGCAGTACGTAATGCCAGGAATGGTTGATACACATGTTCATATAAGTGAACCTGGTCGTACCGAATGGGAAGGATTTGAAACAGGCTCTAAGGCACTTGCAGCAGGCGGTACAACAAGTTATGTGGAAATGCCTCTTAATGCTTTACCAGCTACAACATACAAAGAAGCACTTGATCTCAAACTGGAAGCAGCAAAGAATCAAAACTATGTTGACTATGCTTTTTATGGTGGACTAGTTCCGGGTAATCTGGACAATTTAAAGGAATTGTCTGATGCTGGTGTACAAGCTTTTAAATGCTTTATTTCAAATTGCGGAAGTGATATTCCAGGCGATTTTACAAATGTGGATGATTATACTTTATATAAAGGTATGCAAAAATTAGCGGAACTGGATCAATTGCTATGCATCCATGCCGAAAACCCAACCATTACCGATAAACTCGCTGAAGAAATGGTAAGTGAAGGCAGAACAACGGCAATGGATTATGTCGATTCACGCCCAATCTTCACCGAAGTAGAAGCTGTGCAACGTGCATTGCTTTTCGCAAAAGAGACGGGTTGTAAATTACATTTGGTGCATATTAGTACATCTGAAGCAGTTCAAGCTATTTTACGAGCACGTGCAGAAGGAGTAGACGTGACGGTTGAATCATGCACACACTACTTTGCACTGACTGCAGAAGACGTGGAAGAAATTGGTCCAAAAGCCAAGTGTCAACCACCATTAAGAAAAGCAAAGGATCAAGCAAAACTATGGGACGAGCTTATGGATGGTAATATTGATTGGTTAACTTCCGATCACTCACCATGTACGGAAGATTTAAAAGAAGGCAATATTTTTGAAGCATGGGGCGGCATCAGTGGTGCGCAAAATAATGTTGATATCATGTTTGATTTAGCAGTAAAGCAGCGTGAATTACCAATTCATAAATTCGTTGATTTAATCGCTTCAACGCCATCTAAACGTTTTAACCTGCCTGACAAAGGCGAGATTGCGGTTTCAAAAGATGCTGATATTATTTTACTAGACCCAAATAGTTCGTACACGTTGAAAAGAGAAGATCTATATTATAAAAATAAACACAGTGCCTACGAAGGCCGGAAAATCGATTGTCGCGTAACAAAAACGATTATGCGCGGGAATGTAGTTTTTGATTTGGATGAAGGCATTATAGGAGAGCCTAAAGGAAAACTTATGTCGAGAAATGACAGCAAGTAA
- a CDS encoding allantoinase, which translates to MATYDLIIKNGLIVKADSTIQGDIAIKDGKIKEVSSSRGNLGKADKEIDAEGLHVLPGLIDSHVHFNEPGRTEWEGLETGSKSLAAGGATTFFDMPLNSTPPVINKENLELKKAIAKKKSIVNPRFWGGLVPGNTDELKEMHESGAIGFKAFMSPSGIEDFDNADDETLYKGMKEIASFGSLLAVHAESTVICEQLAEEKQTQGKTTARDFVESRPIISEIEAVRRIISYAEATGCKLHIVHASSRKVVNVINDAKQRGVDITVETCPHYLSLTVKDLEEQGGVAKCMPPLRDQAEVDELWTALANGEINVIGSDHSPAPADMKIITDNFFEGWGGISGAQSTLTILLTEGHFKRDLPLEKIVELTAENPAKLFGLANKGTIAAGYDADITLVNLNESFELKKEDLFYRHKHSPYIGRTYKGKVKTTIVSGEVVFNDGKILVDEKQETNS; encoded by the coding sequence ATGGCTACTTATGATTTAATTATTAAAAATGGCTTGATTGTAAAAGCGGATTCGACCATCCAAGGTGATATTGCGATCAAAGATGGTAAAATAAAAGAAGTATCTTCTAGTAGGGGAAACTTGGGGAAAGCGGATAAAGAAATTGATGCAGAAGGACTCCATGTTTTACCAGGGTTAATTGATTCGCATGTTCACTTTAATGAACCAGGAAGAACAGAGTGGGAAGGACTAGAAACAGGCAGCAAAAGCTTGGCGGCTGGCGGTGCAACGACATTCTTTGATATGCCGTTAAATAGTACTCCTCCTGTTATTAATAAAGAAAATTTAGAGTTAAAAAAAGCTATTGCTAAGAAAAAATCTATCGTAAATCCAAGATTCTGGGGGGGGCTCGTACCTGGAAATACAGACGAGTTAAAGGAGATGCACGAAAGTGGTGCAATTGGGTTTAAAGCCTTTATGTCCCCAAGTGGAATTGAGGATTTTGATAATGCTGATGATGAAACCCTTTATAAGGGAATGAAGGAGATTGCTTCCTTTGGATCACTTTTGGCTGTTCATGCAGAAAGTACTGTTATTTGTGAACAGCTTGCTGAAGAAAAACAAACCCAAGGGAAAACGACTGCAAGAGATTTTGTTGAATCAAGGCCTATTATTTCTGAAATTGAAGCTGTTAGAAGGATCATCTCCTATGCGGAAGCAACTGGATGTAAACTTCATATCGTTCATGCAAGCAGCCGCAAAGTGGTAAATGTTATTAATGATGCCAAACAAAGAGGTGTCGATATAACAGTTGAAACATGTCCACATTATTTGTCCTTAACAGTAAAAGATTTGGAAGAACAAGGTGGCGTGGCAAAATGTATGCCTCCTTTACGTGATCAAGCAGAGGTCGATGAATTATGGACTGCTCTAGCAAATGGTGAGATTAATGTCATCGGTTCAGACCATTCACCAGCTCCAGCAGATATGAAAATAATTACAGATAACTTTTTTGAAGGCTGGGGAGGAATCTCTGGAGCCCAATCGACCTTAACTATTTTATTAACGGAAGGGCATTTCAAACGTGATCTTCCACTTGAAAAAATCGTTGAATTAACTGCAGAGAATCCTGCTAAATTATTTGGACTTGCAAATAAAGGAACAATTGCAGCTGGATATGATGCGGATATTACACTTGTCAATTTGAATGAAAGCTTTGAACTTAAGAAGGAAGACTTATTCTATCGGCATAAACATTCACCATATATTGGCAGAACTTACAAAGGGAAAGTAAAAACAACAATTGTAAGTGGTGAAGTGGTATTCAATGATGGAAAGATTTTGGTTGATGAAAAACAAGAAACGAATAGTTAA
- a CDS encoding DUF2877 domain-containing protein → MVYSKIGKSYSDNSGSLRIVARGMSASINQILHENPKGTVHSVFNTSFNLLFGERLVHVGSIENGFSPFGIGLNEQDARDLTHQTSRSQQVSWDTFSPTLIFTGGRSISLNYATPTNHLLQPRKFNRAVLKTNLECVINKLLEDNWLTGFVQTDGDQQIIMNYLLSSPTSGGGSNHPTVREMAKLESLAQGERLLIPEKVFDFWIGRGLGLTPSGDDLITGMCAMLSVLEGTSGRIKKQLKSYLLEKGLKRTTPIGCEYLLYAADKQYHTHLIDMCEVMLKPDKADLLRALEEMKKIGHTSGADTLIGLLLGIKTVL, encoded by the coding sequence TTGGTTTATTCAAAGATAGGAAAAAGTTATAGCGATAATAGCGGATCGCTGAGAATAGTTGCACGTGGAATGAGTGCTAGTATAAATCAAATCCTCCACGAAAATCCAAAAGGAACCGTTCATAGTGTTTTTAACACTAGCTTTAATTTACTATTTGGGGAACGACTTGTACATGTTGGTTCAATTGAAAACGGTTTTTCCCCTTTTGGTATTGGCTTAAATGAACAGGATGCAAGAGATTTAACCCATCAAACAAGCAGAAGTCAACAAGTTAGCTGGGATACATTCTCACCCACATTAATCTTCACTGGTGGAAGGTCCATCTCGCTTAACTATGCCACGCCAACGAATCATCTCCTTCAACCCAGAAAATTTAACCGAGCGGTCCTGAAAACCAATCTAGAGTGCGTTATAAATAAGTTACTGGAAGATAATTGGCTAACTGGTTTCGTGCAAACCGATGGGGATCAACAAATAATCATGAATTATTTGTTGTCATCCCCTACATCAGGTGGTGGCAGTAACCATCCAACGGTAAGGGAAATGGCAAAGCTAGAATCACTTGCTCAGGGTGAAAGACTGCTAATTCCGGAAAAGGTTTTTGACTTTTGGATTGGAAGAGGGCTAGGGCTGACTCCAAGTGGCGATGATCTTATTACAGGTATGTGTGCGATGTTATCGGTTCTTGAAGGAACAAGTGGACGGATTAAAAAACAGTTGAAGTCCTATTTGTTGGAAAAGGGACTGAAAAGGACAACGCCAATTGGATGTGAATATTTATTATATGCAGCTGATAAGCAGTATCATACCCATCTTATAGATATGTGTGAAGTAATGTTGAAACCGGATAAGGCTGATCTGTTACGTGCACTTGAAGAAATGAAAAAAATAGGTCATACATCTGGGGCAGATACACTGATAGGTTTATTGTTGGGGATAAAGACCGTACTATAA
- the allW gene encoding allantoin permease, giving the protein MEQINRGQLKEAGFSEDVLPTKESDRNWNIGNFTTVWMGSVHTIPNYIAIGGLFAIGLSVGQVFWAIMLAAVIVAAVLVLNGHAGTKYGLPFAMLLRLSFGSKGAVIPGVIRGVISAIMWFGFQTYAGSQALSILIAKIWPTFLTLGGDWNILGLSLPELISFLLFWLLNVALIYGGMGFLGKFTNILSPLVYIVFGGMAIWAINLAGGIGPILNYTPDGIDGNSIIVFLAAVVAVIAAWAPPMVSVADFTRLSHSQKAQSIGQSAGLIVTYLLFAVASIAIIVGSEIAFGTPIWNVLDVVARFDGAFAIGISVLTLCLTTLSVNVTGNIVPAGYQLASLFPKLLNFKTGATLAAFLGILIMPWKLMENPTSIFTFLNIIGGLLAPITGVMLAQYFVISKTQIDLEELYSKDGKYSYQNGFNINAIVTLIISGVLCLMGNFVPFFEPLYELSWFVGIGSAFILYALLESLKVNKLSSEKVATNE; this is encoded by the coding sequence TTGGAACAAATTAATCGTGGACAACTTAAAGAAGCCGGTTTTAGTGAAGACGTTTTACCAACGAAAGAATCAGATAGAAATTGGAATATTGGAAACTTTACGACGGTATGGATGGGATCGGTTCATACTATCCCTAACTACATTGCAATTGGTGGTCTTTTTGCAATTGGATTGTCTGTTGGCCAGGTTTTCTGGGCTATTATGTTGGCAGCGGTAATTGTAGCTGCTGTATTAGTTCTTAATGGACATGCTGGGACAAAATATGGTTTACCATTTGCTATGTTATTACGTTTATCGTTTGGTAGTAAAGGTGCGGTGATTCCTGGCGTAATAAGAGGGGTAATTTCAGCAATTATGTGGTTTGGTTTTCAAACTTATGCAGGTAGCCAAGCTTTATCGATCCTGATAGCCAAAATATGGCCGACCTTCTTAACATTGGGTGGCGATTGGAATATTCTTGGTCTATCGTTACCTGAATTAATTTCATTTTTATTATTTTGGTTATTGAATGTTGCATTAATATATGGCGGCATGGGCTTTCTAGGTAAATTTACAAATATCCTTTCTCCACTCGTTTATATTGTATTTGGTGGAATGGCGATTTGGGCCATTAACTTAGCAGGTGGTATTGGACCTATTTTGAATTACACTCCAGATGGAATAGATGGCAATAGTATTATCGTCTTTTTAGCTGCTGTCGTAGCGGTAATAGCCGCTTGGGCACCACCAATGGTAAGTGTTGCAGATTTCACAAGACTTTCGCATTCGCAAAAGGCGCAATCGATAGGGCAAAGTGCCGGTTTAATTGTGACGTATCTATTATTCGCTGTGGCAAGTATCGCGATCATTGTAGGATCCGAAATAGCTTTTGGCACACCTATTTGGAACGTACTTGATGTCGTTGCTCGGTTTGACGGAGCTTTTGCAATTGGAATTTCGGTTCTAACCTTATGCCTAACAACGCTTTCTGTAAATGTGACTGGTAATATTGTTCCGGCAGGTTATCAATTAGCATCATTATTTCCGAAGTTACTCAACTTTAAAACGGGTGCTACACTAGCAGCTTTTCTTGGGATTCTAATTATGCCATGGAAACTGATGGAAAACCCTACAAGTATCTTTACTTTCTTAAATATCATTGGCGGTCTCTTGGCACCAATAACCGGCGTGATGTTAGCTCAATACTTTGTTATTTCAAAAACGCAAATTGATTTAGAAGAATTGTATTCCAAGGATGGCAAATATAGTTACCAAAATGGATTTAACATAAATGCTATCGTAACACTGATTATTTCGGGTGTGCTTTGTCTAATGGGTAATTTTGTACCATTCTTTGAACCGCTATATGAACTTTCATGGTTTGTAGGTATTGGATCGGCATTTATTCTTTATGCTTTGCTAGAGTCTTTAAAAGTTAACAAATTATCATCCGAGAAAGTAGCTACCAATGAATGA
- a CDS encoding PucR family transcriptional regulator, whose product MKTLNDLFILDGMKECTVLAGHRGLTRNVKFVNISDTPDVIQFLDKNHLLLTTGYGFQDDTQRMCDLIKQMHALNCTGIIIKVNRFLKKLPDEVKLLADDLAFPIIDLPTDQTLGDLSRHILNYLNDHEAEQLYYALHVQKEFSDMMIKGYSLNSLVEQLGHFLARPTILFNHRGEKMAQSHDFRMDSMKIVEQEIIQKIKEDLNAVREESSFEIPSREHQLITSFPVQSKRQYPSMLVIVDSSTLPYPSSQMAIEQAGNVISFTLIKEQAIDENSRLLKNNFFADLIEMRIHSDEEILSRANYYGIEANMDNICIVCTVDAEGNNYENLQLYEKKVGELHNNIYDQLEDEIINGKMDATLFTKEKYFVMLLQFSHYTETEIKIVTEFIERSQSNIQGDYSVSFGVSNPTQSLSDIPIAYQEAVEAINNGYDMKMTGFINFYKTKEIKELLNAIPRKDLKSLYENTLKSLAYPKTKEDLELVKTIETYLNCQCEISDTSRKLYIHRNTVKYRIKKTEELLNCSFQDPVDSLRVRVALVIGSILDEDD is encoded by the coding sequence ATGAAAACATTAAATGATTTATTTATTTTAGACGGAATGAAAGAATGCACTGTTTTGGCTGGCCATAGAGGTTTAACCCGAAACGTTAAATTTGTAAATATATCAGATACACCCGACGTCATCCAATTTTTAGATAAAAACCATTTACTACTTACTACCGGCTATGGTTTTCAAGATGATACACAAAGAATGTGTGATTTAATTAAGCAAATGCACGCATTAAACTGTACCGGAATAATTATCAAGGTGAATCGTTTTTTAAAAAAATTACCAGATGAAGTTAAATTACTTGCAGATGATCTTGCTTTTCCTATTATTGACTTGCCCACGGATCAGACGCTGGGGGATTTATCCCGCCATATCCTTAATTATCTAAATGACCATGAAGCCGAACAATTGTATTATGCCCTACATGTTCAAAAAGAGTTCTCAGATATGATGATAAAAGGATATAGTTTGAATTCACTTGTCGAACAATTAGGTCACTTTTTAGCACGTCCAACAATTTTATTCAATCATAGAGGAGAAAAGATGGCACAAAGTCATGATTTTCGAATGGATTCCATGAAAATTGTTGAACAGGAAATCATTCAAAAAATTAAAGAAGATTTAAATGCTGTTAGAGAAGAATCTTCATTTGAAATCCCGTCCAGGGAACATCAACTAATCACAAGTTTCCCTGTTCAATCGAAACGACAGTATCCTAGTATGCTCGTCATTGTTGACTCGTCTACGCTCCCATATCCATCTTCACAAATGGCAATCGAACAAGCAGGTAACGTTATTTCATTTACACTTATTAAAGAACAAGCCATTGATGAAAATTCAAGATTATTAAAAAATAACTTTTTTGCCGATTTAATTGAAATGAGAATACACTCCGATGAGGAAATTCTAAGTCGTGCGAACTATTATGGAATAGAAGCGAACATGGATAATATCTGTATTGTTTGTACTGTTGATGCGGAAGGCAATAATTATGAAAACCTCCAATTATACGAAAAAAAGGTTGGAGAATTGCATAATAACATTTATGATCAGCTTGAGGATGAAATAATCAACGGTAAAATGGATGCAACTTTATTTACGAAAGAAAAATATTTCGTTATGCTTCTACAATTCTCCCATTATACAGAAACAGAAATTAAAATCGTTACAGAATTTATTGAAAGATCACAAAGTAACATACAAGGTGACTATTCCGTTTCATTCGGAGTCAGTAATCCAACCCAGTCGCTTTCCGATATACCAATAGCTTACCAGGAAGCGGTAGAAGCAATCAACAATGGATATGATATGAAAATGACAGGATTCATTAACTTCTATAAAACAAAAGAAATTAAGGAATTGCTAAATGCAATTCCCAGAAAAGACTTAAAATCACTTTATGAAAATACGTTAAAGTCACTTGCTTATCCCAAAACAAAGGAAGATTTAGAATTAGTAAAAACAATCGAAACCTATCTAAATTGCCAATGTGAAATTTCGGATACGTCAAGGAAATTATATATCCACCGAAATACGGTTAAGTATCGAATTAAAAAAACGGAAGAATTGCTCAACTGTTCCTTTCAAGACCCTGTAGATTCATTGCGTGTTCGTGTTGCTTTAGTCATTGGATCGATCCTTGATGAAGATGATTGA
- a CDS encoding pyridoxal-phosphate-dependent aminotransferase family protein: MSYTDLNTSLRTIMTPGPVEVDPRVLRAMSTPIIGQFDPEFLTIMNDTMDLSRYAFQTTNQRAFPINGTSRAGIEAVLCSIIEPGDKVLIPIFGRFGYLLTEIAGRCGADVHTMEKEWGEVFDPEEIQAEIKKVNPKIVTVVHGETSTGRLQPLKELGNFCRENDVLFVVDAVATLGGVEVKTDDWNIDAVIAGTQKCIGSPSGMAPITYNDRVEKILLERKKIERGLSSDSVNERSIQSNYLDLSQIQDYWTSDRLNHHTEATSMLYALRESLRLIKEEGLETRIERHKFHEGALVAGLQAMGVELFGTAEHKMPVVTIIKVPEGVDEASVRSTMIQQFGVEIAGAFGPLQGKVWRIGSMGYSCRKNNILRVIGALEATLIYHGVKVNRGDALQAALEFYVDK, encoded by the coding sequence ATGAGTTATACTGATTTGAATACATCTTTACGTACAATTATGACGCCAGGTCCAGTCGAAGTTGACCCACGAGTGTTGCGGGCAATGTCAACACCGATTATTGGACAATTTGATCCAGAGTTCTTAACGATTATGAATGATACGATGGATCTTTCGCGTTATGCTTTCCAAACAACTAATCAACGAGCGTTTCCAATTAATGGGACTTCCCGTGCAGGAATTGAAGCCGTATTATGTAGCATAATTGAACCAGGTGACAAAGTACTTATCCCGATCTTTGGCCGATTTGGTTATCTTCTCACTGAAATAGCCGGCCGTTGTGGTGCTGATGTACACACGATGGAAAAAGAGTGGGGGGAAGTATTTGATCCAGAAGAAATACAAGCAGAAATTAAAAAGGTCAATCCAAAGATAGTTACAGTTGTTCACGGAGAAACGTCAACAGGTCGTCTACAACCATTAAAAGAACTTGGTAATTTTTGCCGCGAAAATGATGTGTTATTCGTTGTTGATGCTGTTGCTACATTAGGGGGAGTCGAAGTCAAAACAGACGATTGGAATATTGACGCTGTAATTGCTGGTACTCAAAAATGTATCGGTAGTCCATCAGGCATGGCTCCAATTACTTATAATGATCGTGTGGAAAAAATTCTTTTGGAACGAAAGAAAATTGAACGGGGATTGTCTTCTGATTCTGTAAATGAACGAAGCATTCAGAGTAATTATCTAGATCTAAGTCAAATTCAAGATTATTGGACATCTGATCGATTGAACCATCATACTGAGGCTACCTCCATGCTATATGCATTGCGTGAGAGCTTACGTTTAATTAAAGAAGAAGGTCTTGAGACCCGTATTGAACGTCACAAATTTCACGAAGGAGCATTAGTAGCTGGACTTCAAGCGATGGGTGTAGAGCTATTTGGTACTGCAGAACACAAAATGCCTGTTGTAACAATTATCAAAGTACCAGAGGGTGTAGATGAAGCGAGTGTTCGTTCTACAATGATTCAGCAGTTTGGTGTCGAGATTGCTGGTGCGTTTGGTCCGTTGCAAGGTAAGGTCTGGAGAATCGGTTCAATGGGTTATAGCTGTCGTAAGAACAATATTCTAAGAGTTATTGGTGCGCTTGAAGCTACACTAATTTATCATGGTGTCAAAGTGAACCGTGGAGATGCATTACAAGCAGCATTAGAGTTTTATGTGGATAAATAA
- a CDS encoding uracil/xanthine transporter, with translation MKELLKSSNWLSGLQWLFFIFTNIVVIPITVGAAFELPQDRIASLLQLSFIVTGIACMIQALVGHKRAIMEGQSGLWWGVILTLCSTAAAQGMPLEVLGGSLTVGIIISGIITLIIGVAGFGPYLAKLFNPAVMGVFMFLFGVKLIGIFLKGMLGIPFGNEAESAQIDLSISLLSIIIAAIVVVISIKAPPSVRRYGLLIGIIIGWIAFNLTFGQQETTQQSTSSSGIALFPLGEPAWNIGIIITTVLAGLLNTANTFGALKGTDSMYQAETTKSQYRSSFTITGIFTGIAGVLGLVPYAPYVSSIGFLSQTGIIKRLPLILGGFMFFVMGIIPPVGHFFSLIPLSIGSAVLFVSYLQLLNSSWSFFNQVEFNTLNVYRSAIPLFVGIIIMTLPATYFVSLPGFIRPLLSSGLLVGIMLALLLENTIKWDRYGINKN, from the coding sequence ATGAAAGAATTATTGAAATCAAGTAATTGGCTATCAGGCCTACAGTGGCTCTTTTTTATTTTTACAAATATTGTTGTTATACCTATAACAGTTGGAGCAGCTTTTGAGCTTCCGCAAGACAGAATTGCAAGTCTACTTCAACTCTCATTTATTGTCACAGGTATAGCATGTATGATTCAAGCGCTAGTTGGACATAAAAGAGCGATTATGGAAGGACAGTCAGGGCTTTGGTGGGGAGTGATTTTGACTCTTTGTTCTACAGCTGCCGCCCAAGGTATGCCTTTAGAAGTACTCGGAGGGAGTCTAACAGTTGGTATTATCATTTCCGGAATTATTACATTAATCATTGGGGTGGCTGGATTTGGTCCCTACCTTGCTAAGTTGTTTAACCCAGCTGTTATGGGTGTATTTATGTTTTTATTTGGAGTTAAATTGATTGGGATATTTTTAAAGGGGATGCTAGGCATTCCATTCGGTAATGAGGCTGAGTCTGCACAAATTGATTTATCTATTTCATTATTATCAATCATTATTGCAGCTATTGTGGTTGTCATTAGTATAAAGGCCCCACCAAGTGTTAGACGCTATGGTTTATTAATCGGGATTATCATTGGATGGATTGCATTCAATCTTACTTTTGGACAACAGGAAACAACTCAACAATCGACATCGTCATCTGGTATTGCGTTGTTCCCACTTGGAGAACCTGCATGGAATATCGGTATCATTATAACGACTGTCCTTGCTGGTTTGTTAAATACAGCGAATACGTTTGGAGCGCTAAAAGGAACAGATAGCATGTATCAAGCAGAGACCACAAAATCACAATACCGTTCATCCTTTACTATTACGGGTATCTTTACAGGTATTGCGGGTGTGCTCGGACTTGTTCCGTATGCACCATATGTATCATCAATCGGATTTCTCAGCCAGACAGGAATTATCAAAAGATTACCTTTAATTTTAGGTGGCTTCATGTTTTTCGTTATGGGTATTATCCCGCCAGTTGGACACTTTTTCTCGCTAATACCGTTGAGTATAGGTAGTGCGGTATTGTTTGTATCTTATTTGCAACTATTGAATTCATCATGGAGCTTTTTCAATCAAGTTGAATTTAATACATTAAACGTATACCGGTCAGCGATTCCTTTGTTTGTGGGTATCATTATTATGACTTTACCAGCTACCTATTTCGTTTCGCTTCCCGGCTTTATTCGTCCGCTACTTAGCAGTGGATTACTAGTAGGGATTATGTTAGCACTTCTATTAGAAAACACAATTAAATGGGATCGATACGGCATAAATAAGAATTAG